A portion of the Rhodopseudomonas sp. BAL398 genome contains these proteins:
- a CDS encoding acetamidase/formamidase family protein, giving the protein MSRRHEISSAPENMVWGYLDSATPPVLEIASGDTVTMHSFPAGGKETLPEDRSLVPEDYLLALDTMVQGPGPHFITGPVYVKGAKPGDVLQVDILNVKIRQDWGFVSILPLLGTLPDEFTEYETIHPKVDHERNVCIMPWGTEIPLDPFFGIIATAPPPAWGRCGSPVPRSFGGNMDNKELRAGTTLYLPVFTEGALFFAGDGHGVQGDGEVCITALETGVTGSFRLTVRKDMDLVWPFAESATHLMSIGLDEDLDDAAKQAVREMVKHICDRTNLSRNQAYMLCSLAGNLRVTQLVDGNKGIHMMLPKAYL; this is encoded by the coding sequence ATGTCTCGCCGCCACGAAATCTCGTCTGCCCCCGAAAACATGGTGTGGGGATATCTCGATAGCGCGACGCCGCCGGTACTGGAAATCGCCTCGGGCGATACCGTGACGATGCACTCGTTCCCGGCTGGCGGCAAGGAAACCCTGCCGGAAGACCGCAGCCTGGTGCCGGAGGATTATCTGCTGGCGCTCGACACCATGGTGCAGGGACCCGGGCCGCATTTCATCACCGGCCCGGTCTATGTGAAGGGCGCCAAGCCCGGCGACGTGCTGCAGGTGGATATCCTCAATGTCAAGATACGCCAGGATTGGGGCTTTGTCTCGATCCTGCCGCTGCTCGGCACCTTGCCGGACGAGTTCACCGAATATGAGACCATCCATCCCAAGGTCGACCATGAGCGCAACGTCTGCATCATGCCGTGGGGCACCGAAATTCCGCTCGATCCGTTTTTCGGCATCATCGCCACGGCGCCACCGCCGGCCTGGGGCCGTTGCGGCTCGCCGGTGCCGCGCAGCTTCGGCGGCAACATGGACAACAAGGAGCTGCGCGCCGGTACCACTCTGTATTTGCCGGTGTTCACCGAAGGCGCGCTGTTCTTCGCCGGCGACGGTCACGGCGTGCAGGGCGACGGCGAGGTCTGCATCACCGCGCTGGAGACCGGCGTCACCGGCAGCTTCCGCCTGACGGTGCGCAAGGACATGGACCTGGTCTGGCCGTTCGCCGAAAGCGCCACCCATCTGATGTCGATCGGGCTCGACGAGGATTTGGATGACGCCGCCAAGCAGGCGGTGCGCGAGATGGTCAAGCACATCTGCGACCGCACCAACCTGTCGCGCAATCAGGCCTATATGCTGTGTTCGCTGGCGGGCAATCTGCGGGTGACGCAGCTGGTCGACGGCAACAAGGGCATCCATATGATGCTGCCGAAAGCCTATCTGTAA
- a CDS encoding transporter substrate-binding domain-containing protein, whose translation MAVTQTEHFLGTALAIQEINQAGGVLGREIEVVAYDPESDPATYRRLADRLLTEDGISVIFGCSTSAERKAVLPAIERRNGLLWYPSLYEGFEYSPNVIYTGASPNQNSFPLAEYLVRNHGRRVFMAGTDYIYPRESNRIMRDLIESYGGEIVDEIYVPMGASEASLRDLVARIKQQTPDVVFSTVVGRAAQGFYQFYREAGLDPATLPIASLTMAEGEVQEIGAALCEGHITAATYFASLPGATNRKFIDDFRRAFGVDRPVSMWSAGAYAQVRLFAMALARAGTLDTQRLVEAALGLSFEAPEGNIHIDPDNNHTWLTPRIGRVRLDGGFDVIWQAKAAVKPDPYLAVSPLGARWIGDEVRAS comes from the coding sequence ATGGCGGTCACCCAGACTGAGCATTTTCTCGGCACCGCGCTGGCGATCCAGGAAATCAATCAGGCCGGGGGTGTGCTCGGGCGAGAGATCGAGGTGGTCGCTTACGATCCGGAATCGGACCCGGCGACCTATCGCCGGCTCGCCGATCGGCTGCTGACCGAGGACGGCATATCGGTGATCTTCGGCTGCAGTACCTCGGCCGAACGCAAGGCGGTGCTGCCGGCGATCGAACGGCGCAACGGGCTGCTGTGGTATCCATCGCTCTATGAAGGCTTCGAGTATTCCCCCAACGTCATCTATACCGGAGCCTCGCCGAACCAGAACAGTTTTCCGCTCGCCGAATACCTCGTGCGCAATCACGGCCGCCGGGTATTCATGGCCGGCACTGACTACATCTATCCGCGGGAATCGAACAGGATCATGCGCGATCTGATCGAGTCCTATGGTGGTGAAATCGTCGATGAGATCTATGTCCCGATGGGGGCGAGCGAGGCGTCGTTGCGGGATCTGGTGGCGCGGATCAAGCAACAGACCCCGGACGTGGTTTTTTCCACCGTGGTCGGACGCGCGGCGCAGGGTTTTTATCAGTTCTATCGCGAGGCCGGCCTCGATCCCGCGACGCTGCCGATCGCCAGCCTGACCATGGCGGAAGGCGAGGTGCAGGAGATCGGCGCTGCGCTGTGCGAAGGCCATATCACCGCGGCGACCTATTTCGCGTCGCTGCCGGGCGCCACCAACCGGAAATTCATCGACGACTTCCGCCGCGCCTTTGGGGTGGATCGGCCGGTCAGCATGTGGAGTGCTGGTGCCTACGCCCAGGTCCGGCTGTTCGCGATGGCTTTGGCGCGCGCCGGCACGCTCGATACCCAGCGGCTGGTCGAGGCGGCGCTCGGCCTGTCGTTTGAAGCCCCGGAGGGCAACATCCACATCGATCCGGACAACAACCATACCTGGCTGACGCCGCGGATCGGACGGGTCCGCCTCGACGGCGGGTTCGATGTGATCTGGCAGGCGAAGGCGGCGGTGAAGCCGGATCCTTACCTAGCGGTGTCACCGCTGGGGGCGCGCTGGATCGGCGATGAGGTGCGTGCCTCATGA
- a CDS encoding ATP-binding cassette domain-containing protein has protein sequence MQFRVEGLDQHYGSAQVLRRVGFEIPPGECLAVLGRNGAGKTTLLKCLMGVLPATSGRVLLDDVDITGWSSHRRSDAGLAYVPQGREIFSELTVGENIEAAARAHGSFGTATMDEAIALFPVLTQMWRRPGGALSGGQQQQLAIARALVTRPSLLILDEPTEGIQPNLVAMIRDVLAAFKGRISLLLVEQYLDFAISLSDSFVVLSRGSVVEAGRTESASRETLARHIAI, from the coding sequence ATGCAATTTCGCGTCGAGGGGTTGGATCAGCATTATGGCAGCGCGCAGGTGTTGCGCCGCGTCGGCTTCGAGATTCCGCCGGGCGAATGCCTGGCCGTGCTCGGCCGCAACGGCGCCGGCAAGACCACGCTGCTAAAATGCCTGATGGGCGTGCTGCCGGCGACGAGTGGCCGGGTTCTGCTCGATGACGTCGATATCACTGGCTGGTCGTCGCATCGCCGTTCCGACGCCGGTCTGGCCTATGTGCCGCAAGGCCGCGAAATTTTTTCGGAGCTGACCGTCGGCGAGAATATCGAAGCCGCGGCCCGCGCCCATGGCAGCTTCGGCACCGCGACAATGGATGAGGCGATCGCGCTGTTTCCGGTGCTCACGCAGATGTGGCGACGGCCCGGCGGTGCGCTATCCGGCGGCCAACAACAGCAACTCGCGATCGCGCGCGCGTTGGTGACGCGGCCAAGTCTTTTGATCCTCGACGAGCCGACCGAAGGCATTCAACCCAATCTGGTGGCGATGATCCGCGACGTGCTGGCCGCGTTCAAGGGCCGGATCTCGCTGCTGCTGGTCGAGCAATATCTCGATTTCGCGATCAGTCTTTCCGATTCCTTCGTGGTGCTGTCGCGCGGCAGCGTCGTCGAGGCCGGCCGTACCGAATCGGCCAGCCGGGAGACTCTCGCCCGCCACATTGCGATCTGA